The following are encoded together in the Robertmurraya sp. FSL R5-0851 genome:
- a CDS encoding SCO family protein — translation MKKIYMICSIIVIVGITAGISFFLIRDANATIPDDIVLTTMNNESFDFSKTEKKIKLVEFMYTHCPDICPTTTLKMNQLKKDLEEEGVFGDKIQFLTVSIDSYRDTPEVMKSHMSHFEIKDDGNWIFLTSDPNNIKEDQKDIERLANTFQFQYRDPGDGFYVHSTFVFLVDENNRFIKKFPMGEDFKREDVFNKIMKEIQ, via the coding sequence ATGAAGAAAATATATATGATTTGTTCCATTATAGTCATTGTTGGTATTACTGCTGGTATATCCTTTTTTTTAATTCGTGATGCCAATGCAACCATTCCTGATGATATTGTTTTAACGACAATGAACAATGAAAGCTTTGATTTTAGTAAAACAGAGAAAAAAATAAAACTTGTTGAATTCATGTATACGCATTGTCCTGATATTTGTCCCACCACAACATTGAAAATGAATCAATTAAAAAAGGATCTTGAAGAGGAAGGCGTATTTGGAGATAAGATTCAATTTCTGACGGTTAGTATTGATTCCTATAGAGACACACCGGAAGTGATGAAAAGTCACATGTCCCATTTTGAAATTAAAGACGATGGAAACTGGATATTCTTAACTAGTGACCCCAATAATATTAAGGAAGATCAAAAGGATATTGAACGTTTAGCCAATACCTTTCAGTTTCAATATAGAGATCCAGGTGATGGTTTCTATGTCCACTCTACTTTCGTTTTTCTAGTAGATGAAAACAATAGATTTATTAAGAAATTCCCTATGGGTGAAGATTTTAAACGAGAAGATGTCTTTAATAAAATAATGAAGGAAATACAATAA
- the yhfH gene encoding protein YhfH, with the protein MLISPVEFFRTLPKKVCPECGQQVHEQAESYFLECDRCLSKKMEE; encoded by the coding sequence ATGTTAATAAGTCCAGTTGAGTTTTTCCGAACATTACCCAAAAAGGTTTGTCCCGAGTGTGGTCAACAGGTACATGAACAGGCTGAATCGTACTTCTTAGAATGTGACAGATGCCTTTCAAAAAAAATGGAAGAATAA
- a CDS encoding ABC-F family ATP-binding cassette domain-containing protein, whose amino-acid sequence MITVTDVSLRYGDRKLFEDVNIKFTPGNCYGLIGANGAGKSTFLKILSGEIESQTGQVSLGPGERLAVLKQNHYEFEEEEVMKVVIMGHKRLYEVMQEKDAIYMKADFTDEDGMKAAELEGEFAELNGWEAESEAAILLKGLGITEDLHTKKMADISGSDKVKVLLAQALFGKPDVLLLDEPTNHLDIKAIQWLEEFLINFENTVIVVSHDRHFLNKVCTHIADLDFSKIQIYVGNYDFWYESSQLAQRMAQDQNKKKEEKIKELQAFIARFSANASKSKQATSRKKLLDKISLDDIRPSSRKYPYVGFTPEREIGNDLLRVEGITKTIDGEKVLNNVSFVMNKEDKIALVGANELAKTTLFKILTGEMEADSGTFKWGVTTSQAYFPKDNTSYFEGSELNLVDWLRQFSPADQSESFLRGFLGRMLFSGEEVLKKASVLSGGEKVRCMLSKMMLSGANVLLLDEPTNHLDLESITAVNNGLINFKGSLMFASHDHQFIQTIANRIIEITPNGIVDKQMTYDEYLENSEIQKQVAEMYK is encoded by the coding sequence ATGATTACAGTAACAGACGTAAGCCTTCGATATGGTGACCGTAAACTATTTGAAGATGTAAATATCAAATTCACACCTGGTAATTGCTACGGATTAATTGGGGCAAATGGTGCAGGAAAATCAACATTTTTAAAAATCCTATCTGGTGAAATAGAGTCACAAACCGGTCAAGTTTCCCTTGGACCTGGTGAACGATTGGCCGTATTAAAGCAAAACCACTATGAATTCGAAGAAGAAGAAGTAATGAAAGTAGTAATCATGGGACATAAGCGTCTATATGAAGTCATGCAAGAAAAAGACGCAATTTATATGAAAGCGGACTTCACAGATGAAGACGGAATGAAAGCTGCTGAGCTTGAAGGAGAATTCGCGGAGCTAAACGGTTGGGAAGCCGAATCAGAAGCTGCCATTTTATTAAAAGGGCTTGGAATCACTGAAGACCTTCACACAAAAAAGATGGCAGATATTTCAGGTTCTGATAAAGTAAAGGTACTTCTTGCACAAGCTCTATTTGGTAAGCCAGATGTTCTTCTACTTGATGAGCCGACGAACCACTTAGACATAAAAGCAATCCAATGGTTAGAAGAATTTCTAATCAACTTTGAAAATACCGTTATTGTTGTATCCCATGATAGACATTTCCTTAATAAAGTATGTACGCATATTGCGGACCTAGACTTTTCAAAAATCCAAATCTACGTTGGAAACTACGATTTCTGGTATGAGTCAAGCCAGTTAGCACAGAGAATGGCTCAGGACCAAAATAAGAAAAAAGAAGAAAAAATAAAAGAACTTCAAGCTTTTATCGCGAGATTTAGCGCTAACGCATCTAAATCAAAGCAAGCAACATCAAGAAAAAAATTACTTGATAAAATTTCTTTGGATGACATTCGTCCATCATCTAGAAAATACCCGTATGTTGGTTTTACTCCTGAAAGAGAAATTGGAAACGACCTGTTACGTGTGGAAGGAATAACAAAAACAATCGACGGAGAAAAAGTTTTAAACAATGTTAGCTTCGTAATGAATAAGGAAGATAAAATTGCACTTGTTGGAGCAAATGAACTTGCTAAAACAACCTTATTCAAGATTTTGACAGGTGAAATGGAAGCTGACAGTGGGACGTTTAAATGGGGTGTTACTACCTCTCAGGCGTATTTCCCAAAAGACAACACTTCTTACTTTGAAGGTAGTGAGTTAAACCTTGTAGATTGGTTACGACAGTTCTCCCCTGCTGATCAAAGCGAAAGCTTCCTTCGTGGCTTCTTAGGAAGAATGTTGTTTTCTGGAGAAGAAGTACTAAAGAAGGCTAGCGTTCTTTCCGGAGGAGAAAAGGTCCGCTGTATGCTATCCAAAATGATGCTAAGTGGTGCGAATGTCCTTCTATTGGATGAGCCAACAAACCACTTAGACTTAGAATCAATTACTGCAGTTAATAATGGTTTAATTAACTTTAAAGGCTCACTTATGTTTGCATCACATGACCATCAGTTCATTCAAACGATTGCCAACAGAATTATTGAAATTACTCCAAATGGTATCGTTGATAAGCAAATGACTTATGATGAATATCTAGAAAATAGTGAGATCCAAAAACAAGTAGCAGAAATGTATAAATAA
- a CDS encoding aldehyde dehydrogenase family protein, with amino-acid sequence MSQLTVQLHEKVEKFLSGKKKLFINGEFVESKAQKTFETYNPATGEVLATVFEANEVDVDLAVKAARKAFDEGPWSKMGSAQRSRLMYKLADLMEENAAELAQLETLDNGKPIRETTNADIPLAVEHMRYYAGWATKIVGQTIPVNGPYFNYTRHEAVGVVGQIIPWNFPLLMAMWKLGAALATGCTVVLKPAEQTPLSALYLAELIQEAGFPPGVVNIIPGFGEKAGQPLVDHPQVDKIAFTGSTEIGKMIMERAAKTLKRVTLELGGKSPNILLPDADLSKAIPGALNGVMFNQGQVCCAGSRVFIQKKQFDNVVADMVSHAKNIKQGAGLHSDTDIGPLVSSTQQKRVLGYIEKGIDEGAELLVGGNNPFEQGYFVSPTIFANVSDQMTIAKEEIFGPVISALPYEDLDELIARANQSEYGLAAGLWTRDVAQAHYVANNLRAGTVWVNCYNAFDAASPFGGYKQSGLGREMGSYALNNYTEVKSVWIGMN; translated from the coding sequence ATGAGTCAATTAACTGTTCAATTGCATGAAAAAGTAGAGAAATTCCTATCTGGTAAAAAGAAGCTTTTTATTAATGGAGAATTCGTCGAAAGTAAAGCTCAAAAGACTTTCGAAACCTATAACCCAGCTACTGGCGAAGTGCTAGCAACTGTTTTTGAGGCCAACGAAGTAGATGTAGACCTCGCTGTGAAGGCTGCTAGAAAAGCTTTCGATGAAGGTCCTTGGTCAAAAATGGGTAGCGCCCAAAGAAGTAGATTAATGTATAAGCTTGCTGACCTAATGGAAGAAAATGCAGCTGAACTAGCGCAACTTGAAACATTGGACAACGGTAAACCAATTAGAGAAACTACGAATGCTGATATTCCTTTAGCTGTTGAACATATGCGATATTATGCGGGCTGGGCCACGAAAATTGTCGGGCAAACAATTCCGGTTAATGGACCGTACTTTAACTATACAAGACACGAAGCAGTCGGGGTGGTTGGACAAATTATTCCTTGGAACTTCCCTCTTTTAATGGCCATGTGGAAGCTAGGTGCTGCACTAGCAACAGGATGTACAGTCGTACTAAAGCCTGCTGAGCAAACACCACTTTCTGCCCTATACTTAGCTGAGTTAATTCAAGAGGCAGGCTTCCCTCCTGGTGTTGTCAATATCATTCCTGGATTCGGTGAAAAAGCAGGTCAACCGCTTGTTGACCATCCACAAGTTGATAAAATCGCTTTCACCGGTTCAACTGAAATTGGGAAAATGATTATGGAGAGAGCAGCCAAAACCTTAAAGAGAGTAACCCTAGAACTTGGCGGAAAATCGCCAAACATCCTGCTGCCAGATGCTGATCTTTCAAAGGCAATTCCTGGAGCACTAAATGGGGTTATGTTTAACCAAGGTCAAGTGTGCTGTGCGGGTTCTCGTGTCTTCATTCAGAAAAAGCAATTTGATAATGTTGTTGCTGATATGGTAAGTCATGCGAAGAACATTAAGCAAGGAGCAGGTCTACACTCTGACACAGATATCGGACCTCTTGTTTCAAGCACACAACAAAAACGCGTTCTTGGGTATATTGAAAAAGGAATTGACGAAGGAGCCGAGCTATTAGTTGGTGGAAATAATCCATTTGAACAAGGATACTTTGTTTCACCAACGATCTTCGCCAATGTTAGTGACCAAATGACAATCGCTAAAGAAGAAATATTTGGTCCTGTTATTTCTGCTCTTCCGTATGAAGACTTAGATGAGCTTATTGCTCGTGCAAATCAAAGTGAATACGGCTTAGCTGCTGGGCTATGGACTCGTGATGTAGCTCAAGCACACTACGTAGCCAACAATTTACGAGCTGGAACGGTTTGGGTGAACTGCTATAACGCATTTGATGCCGCTTCCCCGTTTGGTGGTTATAAGCAATCTGGTCTTGGTCGTGAAATGGGCTCTTATGCACTTAACAACTATACTGAAGTTAAGAGTGTATGGATTGGAATGAATTAA
- a CDS encoding YjcZ family sporulation protein, with product MSGSYGGGFALIVVLFILLIVVGAGFFGGGYNY from the coding sequence ATGAGTGGAAGTTATGGAGGCGGCTTCGCTTTAATCGTTGTCCTGTTTATCTTGCTAATCGTTGTTGGAGCAGGTTTCTTCGGTGGAGGCTACAACTACTAA
- a CDS encoding PAS domain S-box protein yields MEEIIGSYNPILIFSAFILTIMASYTSMNLVAMLHTSERNRRFLLIAGTLSMGVGIWLMNFIGMLTIDGAESFHYRIPLILLSLIVGIIFVGLAFYTVTKHHFHKTSLLLGSIFMTCAVLFVHLVGMLGLEIVFSYDPIILIVALVLMCASFWFVFWMLFFAKNFSVSHRIWMKPLAALVLTIAIVEGHFLLVKSAEIIRFKITDPIGNISDERLFIYFVLFLSIVILIGLISSSAFISRKLAITDTNLKDITAALDESSIVAITDPKGKITFVNDKFVEISKYQREELLGMDHRILNSGYHPRSYFQQLWKEISSGRVWKGEIRNKAKDGSFYWVDTTIVPFLGKNGKPYQYVAIRHDITNRKLAEEKLKESLKEVNDINFALDQSSIVAFTDEKGKITKVNDKFCEISKYSREELIGVDHKILNSGFHSKAYFKELWSTIGNGHVWKGEIRNKAKDGTYYWVDTTIIPFMNEKGKPYQYLAIRNDITERKKTEETLHRQDKLAAVGQLAAGVAHEIRNPLTSMKGYGEFLLEDETDPQRREFIEIILDEIGRVNTIVEDFMVLAKPKVVELEEKNIVKIINNVLSLLEFEARKKNVKMSFEANEDIIQIECDEDRLKQVFLNFVKNGIEAMPNGGELTVKVSVEDNQVQISIQDTGVGIPEDKLKKIGEPFYTTKKEGNGLGLMVSFKIIESHQGKVYIESEINKGTTFNIILPAKTA; encoded by the coding sequence ATGGAAGAAATTATTGGATCGTACAATCCTATTTTAATTTTTTCTGCATTTATTTTAACGATAATGGCTTCCTATACTTCAATGAACCTTGTTGCAATGCTTCATACCTCCGAAAGAAATAGGAGGTTTTTATTGATTGCCGGTACCTTATCAATGGGTGTTGGTATTTGGTTAATGAATTTCATCGGAATGCTTACTATAGATGGAGCGGAGTCCTTTCATTATCGTATTCCACTTATTTTGCTATCACTAATTGTCGGTATCATCTTTGTAGGTCTTGCGTTTTATACTGTAACAAAACATCACTTTCATAAAACTAGTCTGTTATTAGGAAGTATTTTTATGACATGTGCAGTTTTATTCGTTCATTTGGTTGGGATGCTAGGACTAGAAATCGTATTTTCTTATGATCCAATTATCCTTATCGTTGCTCTTGTTTTGATGTGTGCATCTTTTTGGTTCGTTTTTTGGATGTTGTTTTTCGCTAAAAACTTTTCGGTTAGTCATCGTATTTGGATGAAGCCTTTAGCAGCTTTAGTATTAACGATAGCTATAGTGGAAGGACATTTCTTACTTGTAAAATCAGCTGAAATTATAAGATTTAAAATTACGGATCCGATAGGGAATATATCCGATGAACGGTTATTTATTTATTTTGTTCTTTTCTTATCTATTGTCATTTTAATAGGATTAATTTCGTCTTCCGCTTTTATCAGTAGAAAGTTGGCTATTACAGACACAAATCTTAAAGATATTACAGCCGCATTAGACGAATCTTCCATTGTTGCTATTACAGATCCAAAAGGGAAAATTACCTTTGTTAATGACAAATTTGTTGAAATCTCTAAGTATCAAAGAGAAGAGCTTCTCGGTATGGATCATCGGATATTAAATTCGGGCTACCATCCACGTAGTTATTTCCAACAACTTTGGAAAGAGATTAGCTCAGGAAGAGTTTGGAAAGGAGAAATCCGAAATAAAGCGAAGGATGGAAGCTTCTATTGGGTCGATACGACCATTGTTCCGTTTCTAGGAAAAAACGGCAAACCGTATCAATATGTTGCGATTCGTCATGATATAACCAATAGAAAATTAGCAGAAGAGAAATTAAAAGAGTCGTTAAAAGAAGTTAATGATATAAATTTTGCTTTAGATCAATCCTCCATTGTTGCTTTTACAGATGAAAAGGGAAAAATTACAAAGGTGAATGATAAGTTTTGTGAGATATCTAAATACTCACGTGAAGAGCTTATTGGGGTAGATCACAAAATCTTAAACTCGGGGTTCCATTCCAAAGCTTACTTTAAAGAGTTGTGGAGCACAATTGGGAACGGACATGTTTGGAAAGGTGAAATTAGAAACAAAGCAAAGGATGGAACATATTATTGGGTTGATACAACCATCATCCCCTTTATGAATGAAAAAGGGAAACCATACCAATACCTTGCAATAAGAAATGATATTACTGAAAGAAAGAAAACAGAAGAAACACTTCATCGTCAAGATAAGCTAGCTGCTGTTGGTCAGCTCGCTGCCGGGGTGGCCCATGAAATAAGAAACCCTCTTACTTCTATGAAGGGATATGGAGAGTTTCTATTAGAGGATGAGACCGATCCACAAAGAAGAGAATTTATTGAGATTATTCTTGATGAGATTGGCCGTGTAAATACGATTGTTGAGGATTTTATGGTTCTTGCCAAGCCTAAGGTAGTAGAACTTGAAGAAAAAAATATTGTCAAAATAATAAACAATGTACTCTCACTATTAGAATTCGAAGCACGAAAAAAGAATGTGAAAATGAGTTTTGAAGCAAATGAAGATATCATTCAAATTGAGTGTGATGAAGATAGACTGAAACAGGTGTTTCTAAACTTTGTAAAGAACGGTATTGAAGCTATGCCGAATGGTGGGGAATTAACCGTTAAAGTAAGTGTCGAGGATAACCAAGTACAAATCTCAATTCAAGATACGGGGGTTGGGATACCAGAGGATAAGCTCAAAAAGATTGGTGAACCGTTCTATACAACCAAAAAGGAAGGAAACGGCCTAGGGTTAATGGTTAGCTTTAAAATCATTGAAAGCCACCAAGGGAAAGTATATATAGAAAGTGAAATAAACAAAGGCACCACCTTTAATATCATATTACCGGCAAAAACTGCTTAA
- a CDS encoding YuzL family protein: MSNRKKDPSTVGLSSPQVEGQGTTENEMAGTKKDSARRKTKRH; the protein is encoded by the coding sequence ATGTCAAATCGAAAAAAAGATCCTTCTACTGTTGGATTAAGTTCTCCGCAAGTTGAAGGACAAGGCACAACAGAAAATGAAATGGCTGGGACAAAAAAAGATAGTGCAAGACGAAAAACAAAAAGACATTAA
- a CDS encoding cold-inducible protein YdjO-related protein, translating into MFFNRKAQEEKPEDILMDIEVYTCADNDCIGWMRKEFASSDLKCPLCGHDTTMEVRELPKIN; encoded by the coding sequence ATGTTCTTTAACAGAAAAGCTCAAGAAGAAAAACCGGAAGATATTTTAATGGATATTGAAGTGTATACATGTGCTGATAACGATTGTATTGGTTGGATGAGAAAAGAGTTTGCAAGCTCCGATTTAAAATGTCCATTGTGTGGACACGACACAACAATGGAAGTTAGAGAGTTGCCTAAAATCAATTAG
- the pepF gene encoding oligoendopeptidase F produces MEKTSSKRYLRKEVPEHLTWDLSDLFDSEDTWQDHLKLVENDLSLFDAYKGKVTENSATLLQCLEQREKLTHKLIKISTFASLKQSEDGTNPINQANIGKVSSLLSKINSSLSFIDSELLKLDEETLSQFVQEQPNLLPFKNMLADLLETKKYRLSPETEQVLAALGEVHGAPYQIYQTSKSADMTFSSFLDDKGNELPNSFALFEDRYEFSPDPIVRGNAYESFVSTLSKYKNTYAAVYATEVKKQVALSKLRGYDSVTDMLLHPQKVEKVTYENQLNVIQKELAPHMRRFAQLKKRVLGLETMRFCDLKAPLDPSFNPSTTYEEASEVILEALKVMGPEYSSIMKKGLTERWVDLADNVGKSTGAFCSSPYGSHPYILITWTDTMRGAFVLAHELGHAGHFYLANKNQRMMNTRPSMYFIEAPSTMNEMLLGDYLLSQTNDVQMKRWVLLQLLGTYYHNFVTHLLEGEFQRRVYRLAEEGVPLTAKILCEQKANVLTDFWGDTVEIDEGASLTWMRQPHYYMGLYPYTYSAGLTASTAMAQLIKEEGQPAVERWLEVLKAGGTMRPLELLKQAGIDMSTPSPIEKAVSYVGTLIDELEASYQ; encoded by the coding sequence ATGGAGAAAACATCTTCAAAAAGGTATTTACGTAAAGAGGTACCCGAGCATTTAACATGGGACTTAAGTGATTTGTTTGACTCAGAAGATACTTGGCAAGACCATCTCAAATTGGTGGAAAATGATCTAAGTCTATTTGATGCTTATAAAGGAAAAGTAACCGAAAACTCCGCTACGTTACTTCAATGTTTAGAACAACGTGAAAAGCTAACCCATAAGTTAATAAAAATTTCTACTTTTGCTTCTTTAAAACAATCAGAAGATGGAACAAATCCAATCAACCAGGCGAATATTGGAAAGGTTTCATCGCTACTTTCCAAAATAAACTCATCATTATCTTTTATTGATTCAGAATTATTAAAACTTGACGAAGAGACACTTTCACAATTCGTACAAGAACAACCTAATCTCCTTCCTTTTAAGAATATGCTAGCTGATTTACTAGAGACAAAAAAATACCGTTTATCCCCTGAAACTGAACAAGTACTTGCTGCTCTTGGAGAAGTTCATGGAGCACCTTACCAAATTTATCAAACAAGTAAATCTGCCGATATGACTTTTTCTTCGTTTTTAGATGACAAAGGAAATGAGTTACCAAATAGCTTCGCTTTATTCGAAGACCGATATGAATTTTCACCAGATCCAATAGTGAGAGGAAATGCCTATGAATCATTTGTATCTACATTAAGCAAGTACAAAAATACGTACGCTGCTGTGTATGCAACAGAAGTAAAAAAACAAGTCGCTTTGTCTAAATTACGAGGCTATGACTCTGTAACAGATATGCTTTTGCATCCACAAAAAGTTGAGAAAGTTACCTATGAGAATCAATTGAATGTTATTCAAAAAGAGCTTGCTCCGCATATGAGAAGGTTTGCTCAGTTAAAAAAACGTGTTCTTGGGCTTGAAACGATGAGATTCTGTGATTTAAAGGCACCTTTAGATCCATCTTTTAATCCATCTACGACCTATGAGGAAGCAAGCGAAGTAATCTTAGAAGCATTAAAAGTAATGGGACCTGAGTATAGTAGCATTATGAAAAAAGGATTAACGGAAAGATGGGTTGACTTAGCTGATAATGTTGGGAAATCCACCGGTGCATTCTGTTCTAGCCCTTACGGCTCCCACCCGTATATTCTTATAACATGGACAGACACCATGAGAGGTGCTTTTGTCCTTGCCCATGAGCTTGGACACGCAGGACACTTTTATTTGGCAAACAAAAATCAACGCATGATGAATACTCGCCCATCCATGTATTTTATTGAAGCCCCATCAACAATGAATGAGATGCTTTTAGGTGACTACTTGCTCTCTCAAACGAATGATGTTCAAATGAAGCGCTGGGTGCTATTACAATTATTAGGAACGTATTATCATAACTTTGTTACACATCTATTGGAGGGAGAATTCCAAAGAAGAGTTTATCGTTTAGCTGAGGAAGGGGTGCCATTAACAGCAAAAATACTTTGCGAGCAAAAAGCAAATGTGCTAACTGACTTCTGGGGAGATACAGTGGAAATTGATGAAGGAGCAAGTCTTACATGGATGAGACAACCACATTACTATATGGGACTATATCCATACACATATTCCGCTGGCTTAACCGCTTCAACTGCTATGGCTCAGTTAATAAAGGAAGAAGGTCAACCGGCTGTTGAGCGATGGCTAGAGGTGTTAAAAGCTGGGGGGACGATGCGTCCATTAGAGTTACTAAAACAGGCTGGAATTGATATGTCAACACCTTCCCCTATTGAGAAGGCCGTAAGCTACGTAGGTACATTAATTGATGAACTAGAAGCAAGCTATCAATAA
- a CDS encoding transcriptional regulator SplA domain-containing protein, whose product MEMVNPKEVKVGDEVFVIYNNPHTPTVSNIRAAEIVQHPHNPGGVALFLNETFHVIEDDDALFASEAAAEQAFNDHYYNTDTH is encoded by the coding sequence ATGGAAATGGTCAATCCAAAAGAGGTCAAAGTAGGTGATGAGGTGTTCGTGATTTATAATAACCCACATACTCCGACTGTATCTAATATAAGAGCGGCTGAAATTGTACAACATCCTCATAATCCCGGTGGAGTCGCTTTATTTTTAAATGAGACCTTTCATGTAATCGAAGATGACGATGCCCTATTTGCTTCTGAAGCTGCTGCTGAACAAGCATTTAATGACCACTACTACAATACAGATACACACTAA
- a CDS encoding YjcZ family sporulation protein yields MGYNYGYGYGGCGYGYGGFVLIVVLFILLIIVGASWL; encoded by the coding sequence ATGGGCTATAACTACGGATATGGTTATGGTGGATGTGGGTATGGATACGGAGGATTTGTGTTAATTGTCGTATTATTTATCTTATTAATCATTGTAGGCGCTTCGTGGTTATAA
- a CDS encoding helix-turn-helix domain-containing protein, which yields MVIQKYKEELSYELGELLKSAERIVPIKKGSYLFKEGQEAREMYIILSGKVQISKMNAEGNELSLRLCKHYDIVGELTLFTVDPRYIFNAKIIENGEVAAINITELEHAFFKNSQLAIEFLRWMNDHIRKTTTKFRDLVLNGKKGALYSTIIRLCNSYGVLRENGIEISVPLTNQDLANFCGTARESISRMLTELRKKHIISINKKIITVHDLSYLKKEIDCENCPIEYCNID from the coding sequence ATGGTGATTCAAAAATATAAAGAAGAATTATCCTACGAACTTGGCGAATTATTAAAATCGGCTGAACGAATTGTACCTATAAAAAAAGGAAGCTATCTGTTTAAAGAAGGACAAGAAGCAAGAGAAATGTATATTATTTTATCAGGTAAGGTTCAAATTTCAAAAATGAACGCTGAAGGCAATGAGCTGAGCTTAAGACTTTGTAAGCATTATGATATTGTAGGAGAACTAACCTTATTTACTGTGGATCCAAGGTATATATTTAATGCCAAAATAATAGAAAATGGTGAAGTTGCAGCCATCAATATTACTGAACTTGAACATGCCTTTTTTAAAAATAGCCAGTTAGCTATTGAATTCCTTCGATGGATGAATGATCATATAAGAAAAACCACTACTAAGTTTCGTGATTTAGTGTTAAATGGAAAAAAAGGAGCACTCTATTCAACCATTATTAGGTTATGTAATAGTTATGGTGTATTAAGAGAAAATGGAATTGAAATATCGGTTCCATTAACCAATCAAGATCTAGCGAATTTCTGTGGCACAGCAAGAGAAAGTATTAGTAGAATGCTGACTGAATTAAGAAAGAAACATATTATTTCTATTAACAAAAAAATAATTACTGTCCATGACCTAAGTTATTTAAAAAAGGAAATAGATTGTGAGAACTGTCCGATTGAATATTGTAATATTGACTAA
- a CDS encoding formate/nitrite transporter family protein, whose amino-acid sequence MYNELTPIEEAALNAKKKRDTWMSSKLHYFIKAMLAGVYIGFGIMVSYKTGEFFFDAGSPSAMLLVAIFFGTALVMIIYGGAELFTSNAMTMTIGTLRKETTWYETLQIWLACYFGNLAGALFFSLLIMLSGLFLSPDKSELLMDVASYKMHGHTLEIFFRAILCNWLVCLAIWLPMHVKGDVAKLLLTLLLVFGFVISGYEHSIANMALFGIALMVPHPETITIWSAIHNIIPVTLGNLIGGSIFVGALYVYLNKKPVVKEKKVLENEVSFSVSEKRVAKL is encoded by the coding sequence ATGTATAATGAGCTTACACCTATTGAGGAAGCGGCATTAAACGCTAAGAAAAAAAGAGATACGTGGATGTCATCTAAACTCCATTACTTTATTAAAGCAATGCTTGCTGGAGTCTATATTGGTTTCGGAATCATGGTATCGTATAAAACGGGAGAATTTTTCTTTGATGCCGGGTCTCCATCTGCGATGCTGTTGGTAGCGATTTTCTTTGGGACTGCTCTCGTAATGATTATTTACGGTGGGGCGGAGTTGTTTACTAGTAACGCAATGACAATGACCATCGGAACGTTAAGAAAGGAAACTACCTGGTATGAGACGTTGCAAATCTGGCTGGCTTGTTACTTTGGCAATTTAGCTGGAGCATTGTTTTTTTCTCTTCTGATTATGCTATCGGGCTTATTTTTATCACCAGACAAATCGGAACTTTTGATGGACGTTGCAAGTTATAAGATGCACGGACATACATTAGAAATCTTTTTTCGTGCCATCCTTTGTAACTGGCTGGTATGTTTAGCTATTTGGTTACCAATGCATGTAAAAGGTGACGTAGCAAAACTCCTATTAACCCTCTTACTTGTATTTGGTTTTGTTATCTCTGGCTATGAACACAGCATTGCAAATATGGCGCTATTTGGAATTGCTCTAATGGTTCCACATCCAGAAACGATTACCATTTGGTCAGCAATCCATAACATCATACCTGTAACCCTTGGAAATTTAATTGGAGGAAGTATTTTTGTCGGAGCTTTATATGTGTACCTAAATAAAAAGCCTGTTGTTAAAGAAAAGAAAGTACTAGAAAATGAAGTTTCTTTCTCCGTCTCAGAGAAGAGAGTAGCTAAATTGTAA
- a CDS encoding YjcZ family sporulation protein — MSAEAGFGYGGGFALIVVLFILLIIVGAAYVGWGY, encoded by the coding sequence ATGAGCGCAGAAGCTGGATTCGGCTACGGCGGTGGATTTGCTTTGATCGTCGTTTTGTTCATCCTATTGATTATTGTGGGAGCAGCATATGTGGGATGGGGATATTAA